GTAATGACCCACGGAGTATAGCCCGGTGTATAAAATTTCGTGGGCGGAGCATAGCGTTCATAAGTTTCTCCCGATTTTACCAGGATATTCTGGCCTTGATCCATCATGTAGCGGTTGCCATCTATTGCTTGTCCAAAGAAAATCAGACTGTTCGGCGACTTGCCATTTGTGCCCGACGAAGTATAACCAGTCCACTTTTTCAAGTCACGCGATTCGTAATAGCCAGCGTCTATGGTGTGAACGAACAGTCGATCCGCTGCTTTGTAAAACCTATTTCTGAACATCGCCGTAAATCCGGGATTCTGCAAACTGGGCGAAATAGTACCCAGATATTCGAATCTCTGATCCTGAAACCCTGTATTTAACTGCGATACCGACCATTCAGTAAAAGTTTTTGGCGCCCATTTCAACCTGGAACGCACATAGTAGGAAGTATTTTCTTCCAAAAGTGGCCTGTAAAGCATTTTGCTGGTAAACCAACTATTCAGCGTATTTGAAACAACGGAATCACGGACGACGATATTTCTGAATTGATCGTCCGTCGCGATTTCGAGGTAACCAAAAAGCGGATCCGCATGCAGCGTGCCTTTTGACAATATTGTGGTCAACACAGGCCGGCTGGAAACCTTTGAAACCTGATTAGCCGAACTTAGTGCATGCGTCCAGACTTGTGTGAGATTAAATCTGGTCGACCATTTACTCCAGACATCATTCTTTCTGACACGTAAGCGAACGGAATAGGGCTTGTACCATTCATATTCATGCAAAAATGAAAACGACTGCTGCGTGCCCTGACGCGTTTCAAATGTGCGGCTATAAGCCTGATTTGCATTCACATCATTAAGCTCAATTTCGTAATCGTTGATACCAGCGGATGTGTAGAAGAAGCCGGTCATATTTTTTTCACTGACGATCCTGACGTTGAACAGGAGCGGAGGGAGGCTGTTCTCTGAAAACGGCGCGATCGTAAAGCGAACATTTTGCGACCACGCATCTGCCTTGATGTCATTTTCCGGGCGATACCTCGCAAAATAACTCCCTTGACTCTGACCGCGCGACTGAAAATGGGCCTGTCTGACCAAGGTATCTTCCACGATCTGATTAAAGGCTTCATCTTTTGCGATCTGGACCCGGTAACGGTCGGCCCGCAATGCCGCTTTCCATTCGAAAGATGGCGTGGTAGCGGTTGCATTGGCGTCCGGATCGCGGAGTGTCAGTTCGGTTGGCGCACTGGGTTGCTCGGTAAACGCGCCTAGCTGAAACGTCTGGTCAACTTTACCCTCCGCATAATCGCGCATTAAATTTCTGCATAGTGGGTGAAAGCTCAATACATTCCTGCAGTAGGACATAATTGATCCGTTTACATACTCTGGATACCCGTCCTCACACTCGGATGTAGATCCCTCCACATTGGTGCAGCGGTCAATAGGGCCACCGGGCCAGGAACAACTGTGGGTATGGGGGGAGCCCAGGGTGTGCCCGAGTTCGTGAGAAAGCAGGTCTACGTCAATGTAAGAATTATCAGGAACCGGAAAGTTGGATGTACACATGCGGTATCCGCCATAAAACCAGCCGCCACGGCAGGAAAACCCTACTACGGCATCGCGCTCTTCGAACCGGTTGGCTGTCCAGTAGCTCTGCACATGATAAAAATAGTCGAAATCATTAGTAAACTCGTAGGGCTCCGGCTTGTCCCAAATTTGTATGTAAGTGATCGTAAGCTTTACATTAATCTCCCGCTCGAAGATATCTGAAGCTGCTTGTATGAAGCGGTGGGCTTCCTTCGTCAGCCGGTCTTTATCCCCGTTATAAATCTGATAAGTAGCATAATTGATATCGATACCGAGGCGGTATTCCAGTCTTTCACCGGCCGAGGTCCTTGCACGGGTGAGATCTTTAAGCTTCGCATACTTAGTGAGGTAGACGCCAGCGAGGGAATCATTGGTCGCACAGGAAGGCGGATTCGGCTGTGAAACAGCGACTTTGGAAACTAGAATGAACAGAAAAGCCAGAAGTAATCTACTGGTAGAAGATGCATTCATAAATGGATTGACGAACGAAAGGAAACGGGTGAGTTATAATAATGTCCAAGATAGGACAATAACTGTGATTGAATCGTTGCCTCATTTTAATTTGAATATTAAAAAATTTTAATGGTACTGAGCCAATAATTGATGCAATAATTCAAACGTTTGTTTGATTTTTTCAAACGATCGTTTGAATTTTGACTTTTAATCAGTTTATTTTGTCTTGCCATTCAGCAAAAGTAAAACATAACAAGTTGCTGATGAGATAGATAAATGGAATACAACGCAAAACAAGTACAGATTATAGAGGTGGCCGAACGACTTTTTGCAAAGAAGGGTTTCGCCGGGACCTCCGTACGTGACATTGCCCAGGAAGCGGACGTGAACGTGTCGATGATCTCCTATTATTTCGGGTCAAAGGAAAAACTGATCGAGGCACTGTTCCAGCTGAGAATGGCAGAGTCCAGAAGCCGGCTTGAAATGCTGCTCACCGACGGAGAACTGAGTCCAATGCAAAAGATCAATATGCTGATTGATAGTGTAATAGATCGATTGATGGGGAATCAGTGCTTTCATAATATCATGATGCGGGAAGCACTTACTTCCGAGCGAAATGCTGCGATTTCTGAACATATCATGAATCTGAAACTAAGTAATGTAGCGCTCATGCAGCGACTCATTCAGGAAGGCCAGGAGGCTGGTGTCTTCCGCGATGACATTGATATGAGCCTGATGAGCACCACACTTTACGGGACAGTCAATTACGCTATTGCTACCCAGGACTTTTACAAGAAAATCAACAACCTGGAATCGATGAACCAGGAGGAATTTCAGAAATACCTGAAACGCAAACTAAGCCAGCATTTAAAAAGCTTATTTAAATCGACAGTAACAAATGAACACCACAATCATAATTAGGCGGTTGGTTTGTGTCGCGGGCGGAATATTCCTGCTCGCAATTCATATCCAATCGATTGCTCAGAGCGCACGCACGATTACCCTCGAAGAGGCAATTGAAATGAGCCTGGAGAGCAGCAAGCAGCTCAAATTGAGCCAGACAAATGTAGACCTGGCAGGCTTGAACATCCGTCAGATTAAAGAGAACCAGCTCCCCAGTCTGAGCATTTCGGGTTCATACCTGCGTGTTAATACACCTGATATTAATTTGAAAATAAAGCCGGGCGGAAACGACAGCACTTCTTCGGGCGCAGCCCCGAACGTGCACCAGGCGATGTACGGAATGGCGAGTGCGTCCGTGCCAATCTTTTCCGGTTTCAGATTTAAATATGGGCTGCAATCCGCGCATTACCTGGAAGAAGCTGCGAAACTGGATGCTGAAAATGACCGGGATGCGGTGGTTCAGAATACAATTGCTGCTTACAGTAATCTGTATAAAGCGAAAAAATCACTCGATCTGGTTGCGGAAAACCTGTTGCGTGAACGCCAGCGCGTGGAAGAATTTACCAACCGTGAAAGGAATGGTATGCTGGCAAGAAACGATCTGATGAAAGCAAAGTTGCAGGAATCCAACGTAGAGCTGGCTTTGCTCGATGCGGAAAACGACCTGAAAGTTACCACCATCAATATGGACCTGCTGCTGGGTTTACCGGAAAATACCCCGCTGCTTGCCGATTCAGCCAGTTTCATGGTATTTAAAGAAGAGGGGAATGCAGGCGACTGGGAACAAACTGCATTGACAAACAGAAAGGATGTTGCAGCAAACGGTATCCGCCAGAAAGCTGCCCATATCGACATCAAAGGTGCCAAATCAGATTTTTACCCGAGTATAGCCCTCACAGCTGGTTATGTGGCGCTGAATATTCCCGGTGTAGCAGTGATTCCAAATGCAGTTAATGCGGGAATTGGTATCAGATATGACGTAGCATCACTCTGGAAATCAGGCTCGAAAATTGCCAAGGCACGGACTCACGCTTACCAACTGAAAACCAATGAAGAAATCCTGGTCGACCGGATCCATCTCGAAGTTAATACTGCTTACTATAATTATGTTTTGAGCAAAAGGAAAATAGATGTGTATGCCAAAGCAGTAGAGCAAGCAAACGAAAACTATCGCATCACGAAAAATAAATTCGATAACAGCCTCGTAACCACCACCGAACTCCTCGATGCAGATGTAGCCCAGGTTCAATCCAAAATCAACTACGAAGCCGCAAAAGCTGACGCAATTGTAGCTTTCAAGCGATTGGAACAAACTGCGGGGGTAATACGGTAGGAGGGAGAGGAGGGAGAGGGAGGAGAGGGAGGAAGGAGGAAAGGACGAAGGGGAGGTTTTTTTAGTTCTTTAATATGATGCGAAGCAACTCTTCCTCCGTTCGTCCTTTCCTCCTTCCTCCCAAAAATTCATTCAATCATTCAGTCATTCACTAATTCAGTCATTCAAAAAATATGGAAACCGTACCTGAGAAGAAAAACAATAGGTTTATAATCATCCTGGCCGTGTTGATCATTGCCGGCGGGACCTGGGGATTTACGAAATATAACCACGGACTGCACCATGAAGAAACAGACGATGCGCAGGTAGACGCTAACATCAGCCCTGTAATTCCGAGAATCTCGGGTTATGTTACAGAGATCAAAGTGAAAGATAACCAGGAAGTTAAGAAAGGGGATACGCTTATTGTGCTGGATAACCGCGATCAGCTGATCAGGTTGGAGCAGGCAAAAGCTGCACTGGCAGGATCTGAGGGAAGTTTGGTGGTAGCAAATGCGACAACCAGTGCCTCGCAGGCAAGCGGTATTACTTATGAGGCGAATGTGTCTATTGTGGAAGCGCAGATCGAGGAAGCGAAAGTCAATGTATGGAGGGCAAATCAGGATTTCGCCAGATATGAAAACCTGATCAAGGATCATTCGATCACGCAGCAGGAATTCGAACAGGCTTCTGCTACCAAACAAAGGGCGGAACGCCAGCTGGCTGTATTGGTGGCCCAAAAGAATGCTGCGGAACGTCAGGCCAGGGCAGCAGGAAAGCAAACAAGCGCAACTTCGCGCCAGACTACGGTTGCAAATGCCAATATAAAAGCCCGCCAGGCAGAAATCGCGAACGCGGAACTGAACTTGTCATACACCGTCATCACGGCGCCCACCGACGGTCGTGTTTCCAAAGTGAATGCACAGCCTGGTCAGTTTTTGCAGGCAGGACAATCTCTTTTCAGCATTATATCAGCCACAGAACCGTGGGTAGTAGCGAATTTCAAAGAAACGCAGCTTACTAAAATGAAGCTTGGGCAGAAAGTATTAATCCACGTCGACGCCTATCCTGAGCATCAATTTGAAGCGAAAGTTGCTTCATTCTCTCCTGCAACAGGCGCCCGTTTCGCATTGCTTCCTCCTGACAATGCGAGTGGTAACTTCGTAAAAGTAGTTCAGCGACTGCCGGTTAGGATTGAATTTACAAAGGCCGATGATGCGCTTATCGCACAATTGCGTCCGGGCATGAACGTGCTCGTGGACGTGGAGCTGAACTAGATATTGAGTTTGTAATCTTGAAAACAAATCAGGATGGAATTACAGGAATCACTCGTAGAATACGGGTATAGAAGGATCATTATCACGATTACCGCCGTGCTTTGCGCGTTGCTGGAAATCGTGGATACGACGATCGTCAACGTTGCCCTGAACGATATGCGGGGGAACCTGGGCGGCACATTATCGGAAGTGAGCTGGGTAATTACGGCATATGCGATCGGTAATGTGATCATTGTGCCGATGACGAGCTGGCTATCTCAGCAATTCGGAAGGAGGAATTATTTTGCGGCTTCCATTATCATATTTACCGTCGCGTCATTTCTCTGTGGTAATGCTAATAATATCTGGGAACTGGTATTTTTCCGGTTGATCCAGGGATTCGGCGGCGGGGCTTTGCTGGTCACCGCGCAAACTCTGATCACCGAAAGTTACCCGCCCGAGAAACGCGGAATTGCGCAGGCGATCTACGGATTAGGCGTCATTGTAGGGCCGACATTAGGCCCTCCGCTGGGCGGCTATATTGTCGACAATTACAGCTGGCCTTACATTTTTTATATTAATATCCCACTCGGAATCATTGCAGCCATGCTGACGCTGCAATTCGTAAGAAGCCCCAGGTTTTCTGAGAAAAAAAGCAGCAGTGAAATTGACTGGTGGGGTATTGTGTTCCTTGCGGTCGCAGTGGGTTCTTTGCAATATGTTTTGGAAAAAGGACAGGAAGAAGATTGGTTTAATGATGAGATCATTACCATCCTGTCGATCACCACTGTTTTCTCCTTCTTCTTTTTCATCTGGCGGGAGCTTACCTATAAAAACCCGATTGTTAACCTGCGGGTTTTATCGAACGGAAACCTGCGCGTCGGGACGATACTGTCATTTATCTTGGGTTTCGGTTTGTACGGTTCGACATTCATTATCCCGCTCTACACGCAGGCTACGTTAGGCTGGACAGCGACACAATCGGGGATGCTGATGGTACCCGCCGCGATCGTCACCGCAATGATGATGCCGATCGTAGGCCAGCTTTTGCAGCGAGGCGTAAAGCAGCAATACCTTGTGGCAATCGGCATGGTATTCTTTTTCATTTACAGTTACTGGGGCTACCTGGTACTGACGCCTGATACGGGCAGTGACGCTTTTTTTAATATGCTGATCGTGCGCGGAATAGGACTGGGGCTGTTGTTTGTACCGATTACAACTTTGGCATTATCGACTTTAAAAGGCCGTGAAATTGGGGAAGGAGCGGCATTTACCGGGATGATGCGTCAGCTGGGCGGATCATTCGGGGTTGCCGTGATCACCACGTTCATCGCCCGCCAGAACATGCTCCACCGGAATGATCTGGTAAGTAAACTGGATATTAACAATCCGGCAGTACAGCAGCGCGTCGAAGGTTTGCAGCATTCATTTATGGCAAAGGGGCTTTCCTCCGATGTTGCTCTGAAAAGCGGCTATAAGCTCCTTGATTTTACGGTTTCGAAACAGGCGCAGGTAATGTCTTATATGGACGTTTTTCTATACCTGGGCGTTTTGTTCCTTATTTGTGTACCGTTTGTACTTTGGACCAAAAGCGGCAAAGGCAAGGTAGACACCTCGGCAGTGCATTAATTTTTAAGTGTAGTAGTGTTGTGAAAGAAGCTTTCCGTGTTTGGGAAGTTTCTTTTTTTGGGGGGAAGGGGAGGATGGAGGGAAGGGAGGAAGGAGGAAGGGCTTTGGAGTCATTGAATGCGGTGTCTAAGTAATTCGTTTGAAGGAAACAAATTTTACATCTTAATGCATATAGTTTTTCATAGGCAATTAGCCCAAAAAATCACCTTCCTCCCTTTCCTCCTTCCTCCATCCTCCCTACTTTTACCCTCTTTACCAAAATAACCCGTGCACCAGAATTATCATTTTTTAAAACAACTCGCTCCGGCTTTACATGACCGATTAGCCGGGAAATACTTTATCGAGGCATTCAGTCAGGAGAAGGACGAGATCATCCTGGTCTTTGCGGACAGGGCGGGAGAAGATGAGTTGATCAATCCGTTTTTTATTAAAGCGACGCTTACTTCCCGGTTTGCCTGTTTGAGCTTCCCGGATAAGTTTGACCGGGCGCGCAGGAATAGTGTTAACCTGTTCAGTGATTTTGAGAATAAACCGGTCGCTTTGGTGAGGGTCTTTACAAACGAGCGGGCTATCAAAATTCAGTTTTCTGATGACAGTGCATTGGTTTTAAAGTTGTTCGGCAACAGGTCGAATTTGCTTTCTTTTGATTCCGAAGGAAATGTTGTTCAGGTCTTTAACAATAAATTAGTCCCAGATAAGTCCTTGTCCCTCGCGTCGTTTGATCGTGAAATCAACCAGTCGTTTGATGCTTATATTCAAAATAACCTCGACCATAAAGCCCTTTTTCCCACTTTCGGCAAACAGGTTAATGCTTATCTGGAACAGAAATTAGCGGGCAAGAAGGATGCCGGGGAGCGTTGGAGTGTGATCCGGGAGGTTATGCAACAGCTGGATGCATCGGAGTTTTTTCTGGTAAAAACCGATGGGGAGCCGGCGCTGACATTATTTGAAACCGGCGAGCTGATACAAAAGTTTACAGACCCGATCGAGGCGCTCAATGCATTTTACATTACCTATATCCGCCTCAGCGGACTCGACCGCGAAAAGGCGGAGTGGTTGAGGATACTTCGAAAACGCATTCAGCAAACAGATAACTATCTCGAAAACACGTTTGCAAAACTGGTAGAGCTGGAAAATGCCGTCCGCAACGACGAGATCGGGAATATTATCATGGCCAATATGCATAGCATCCCCGAGCGGTCGGAACAGGTTGAGCTTTTTGACTTTTACCGGGATGCGCCGATCCGCATTAAGCTGAAAAAGGAACTTTCGGCACAAAAGAATGCGGAGAATTATTACCGTAAGTCGAAAAACGAGAAGATTGAGATTGCGCGCTTGAACGACAGTCTGGCTTTTCGGGAGAAAGAGCGGGCAGAACTGGCGGAACATATCGAAAACATTAGTCAGATCGCTGCCTTACGGGAGTTACGAAGCTATTTGAAAACACACCTTCTGGACGGAAAAAAGGCGGAGACACCTGTAAATGATCTGTTCAAACGGGTGGACTTCCTTGGCTATGTGATCCTGATTGGCAGAAATGCAAAGAATAATGATATTTTGACCAAACAATTTGCCGGAAAAGAAGATCTCTGGCTGCATGCAAAAGATGTAACCGGCTCGCACGTGGTAGTCAAAAATCAGGCTGGAAAACCGTTTCCCGCACCCGTTATCGAGCGCGCCGCCGAGCTGGCCGCCTTCTATTCCAAACGAAAAAATGACTCGCTTTGCCCCGTTATTTATACCCCTAAAAAATTTGTACGAAAACCGAAAGGGCTTCCGGACGGCGCAGTGGTAATTGATAAAGAATCAGTGGTAATGGTAGTAGCAAAAGGGGAATAAACAGCCTTGGATATATCTAATGATATGACGAACTTCGTATGAAAATACAAAACCGGAATTTATAGTGCAGAATGCTTGAAAATCGTCGCTTCGTTATTATTGGATTTTTCTCATTAGTAGGTTTAATATACTTATTGCGGCTCTTCTACTTACAGGTTCTTGACGAGACCTATTCCATCGAGTCGTCGAGCAATTCCATCAAACGTGTTATCGAGATACCTTTCCGCGGCCAGATCTATGACCGCAACGGAAAACTGATTGTTTATAATACCCCCGTTTACGACCTGTTGGTTACGCCTCACAAAGCCAGGGTCGACGATACGTTGCGTTTCTGTCAGGTTTTGGGGATTGAAAGGAGGGATTTCGATAGTTTAATGGCTGCGGCCAGTGCATATAGCCGGTATAAGCCCTCGCTTTTTTTACGACAACTGTCAAAAGAAGATTTTGCGTCTATACAGGACGTGATGGTCGATTATTCGGGTTTCGAATTTGCCAAAAGTTCATTGCGCACCTACACGGCACCTACACTGGCCAATACCCTGGGATATGTGAGCGAGATCACCAGATCGCAGCTTGAAAAGCAGGAAGAGCCCTATTACCGCCAAAGCGATTACATTGGTCAGAGTGGTATTGAGAAAATATACGAAAATGAACTGCGCGGGAAGCGGGGCACCAAGTTTGTCATGCAGAATGTCAGCGGGGTTTATAAAGGGCCCTGGAAAAACGGTGAGCTGGATACGATGGCAGTGGCCGGCGAAAATCTTTACACCGGAATAGATCTGGCAGTACAGCAATATGCAGATAGTCTGATGGTTAACAAAGTGGGAAGCGTGGTCGCGATCGAACCTAAGACGGGCAAGATCATCTCCATAGTTTCTGCGCCAACTTATGACCCTAATATCCTGGCGAGCAGGTATTTCTCCAAAAATTTCGCGGCACTTGTCAGAAATCCTTACAAACCGCTTTTCAACAGACCGGTCATGGCCAGTTACCGGCCAGGATCCACATTTAAGCTGATACAGGCACTGATTGGTTTGCAGGAGGGGGTTATTACGCCTGGAAGTGGATTCACGCATGCAAACTGTCCGATGGGCTGCCACGTTCATCCGGCTACCAGCACGGTTGCACTGGGGGTGATGCATTCCTGCAACCCGTATTTCTACAATGTTTTCCGCAGGCTTATTTATAAAAACAATATTAAGAATACGTTTAGGGCGTCCGCAGTCGGGCTGGACGAGTGGCACGACCGGATGAGCAAGTTTGGCATCGGCCAACGTCTGGGGATCGATCTTCCCAGCGAGTACAAGGGGAATTTGCCCGATAAAAAATACTATGACCGTTTTTATGGAGAGTATCGCTGGAAATTTTCCAATATCTATTCGCTGAGTATCGGAGAAGGGGAGTTGCTGATCACACCTTTAAAAATGGCAAACGTGGCGGCTATCATCGCGAACCGGGGCTACTACTATACGCCCCACGTGATCCACGGAATAGGAGACAAAAAGTTTGTCAAGCCTGAATACCTGGTGAGGCACGATAGCGGGGTAGACCCACATAATTTTGATCCGGTGATCGAGGGCATGATTGGTGCGGTGGAAGGAGGTACTGCGCGGAGATCGAAAGTGGAAGGGATCACGATTGCCGGGAAAACGGGTACGTCCCAGAATAAAAAAGGAGACGATAGTTCAATCTTTATTGCATTTGCGCCGGTAGAGGATCCAAAAATCGCCATAGCGGTATTTGTTGAATATGCAGGTGCAGGAGGTTCGGCCGCCGCGCCCATTGCCAACCTGGTAATCGAAAAGTACCTGACCGGAAAAGTGACCAACAAGGCGCTTGAAGAGCGAATGCTGAAAGCGGATTTTATGAGCAAAGTGATTCTGCCGGGACAGAAAAAACCAATTCCGGTCGATACTACCAAGAAAAAACCTGCAACTCCTGAAAAGCCTTCGGCCCAAAACAAGCCGGTCGCCGTCAATCCATAATATCAATTCAAGGATTTATAATTCCGAATATTTCAATGCCTGAAAATAAGCCTATTACGAAGAATGTAGACTGGATTGTGGTGCTGATCTACATTGCTTGCCTTGCTATTGGCTGGGTTAATATATATGCGGCCGTGTACAACCCGGAGGCGCAAACCAGCATGTTCGATTTTAATAACAATGCAGGGAAGCAGCTGATGTGGATTGGTACTGCGGCATTGCTGATCGTTTGTATCCTGGTGATCGATTACAAATTTTACGAAACATTCTCCTTCATTATTTACGCGGTGGTGATTGCATTGCTCGTAATAGTATTGTTTGCCGGCTCGAATATCAACGGATCGCGTTCCTGGATCAAGCTGGGGGCATTTTCATTGCAGCCCGCGGAATTCTCCAAACTGGCGATCAGTCTGGCGATCTCTAAATACCTGAGCGACCCGGCGATCAGTCTCACGCGAAAGCTCAAAGATTATTACCCGATCATGGGTATCATCGCATTACCTGCATTCCTAATTTTATTATCGAATGAAACGGGTTCGATGCTCGTCTTTGCGTCCTTCGCCGTGGTGCTATACCGGGAGGGGATGCCTGGTTTCATTCCTGCTATCGGCATGGTAATGGCCGCTTTGCTGATCATTACACTGCTTTTTGTCAAATGGTATATCGCCGGTGCGATCATCGTTATTGCAGGACTGGCGATCTGGATTATGCCGGTTATGACCCGCCGTCGGGGCGGTTTATGGGCGACGATCCTGATTTCGTTTGTGATGATCGGGATCGTTTTCGGGGTTGATTTTTTTATGAATAATGTATTGCAAAAACACCAGCGTGGCCGGATCATGGTACTCCTCGACCCGGATTCTGACCCGAGAGGTATTGGCTGGAACGTAATTCAATCCAAGATCGCGATCGGATCAGGTGGTTTTGCTGGAAAGGGTTTTTTGCAAGGTACCCAGACTAAATTTGACTTTGTCCCTGAGCAAAGTACCGACTTCATTTTCTGTACGGTAGGCGAGGAGCACGGGTTTATCGGTGCGGCAGTGGTAGTCTTTCTTTTTGTTTGTCTGATCTCAAGACTTGTCATTCTCGCAGAACGACAGCGAAGCCGCTTTGCGAGGGTTTACGGTTATTGTGTGGCGGGAATTCTCTTTTTCCACTTTATGATTAATGTCGGTATGACGATCGGTCTGATGCCGGTGATCGGGATTCCTTTGCCGTTTTTCAGCTACGGAGGTTCCTCACTCTGGTCCTTCTCGATTCTGCTGTTCATTTTCCTCAAAATCGATGCCCAGCGGCCGTTTACATTGTCCAGAGGTTAATGATCGAATGACTGAATGACTGAATGACCCAATGACCCAATTATTGAATGACCGAATGACCCAATGACCAAATAGCTTTTCATTCATTCATTCATTCATTCATTCACAATTTCCCAGCTGCCAGGATCAGCAATACCCAGCCGACAATCAAAGCCAGTCCGCCGATGGGTGCGGTGGCGCCAAACTTGGTAATGCCTGTGAAGCAGATCGCATAGAGGGATCCGGAAAATATGATCACACCGATCGCGAATGCATTACCTGACCAGCCGAGTAGTTTTACCGCATCTGCACCTGCGCGCTGCATTAATATACCTACGAGCACCATGGCCAGTGCGTGATAAAACTGGTATTTAACTGCTGTTTCAAATGTATCAGTCCGGCCGGAAGCTTCCAGCATTCCCTTCAAAGCGTGGGCGCCGAAAGCGCCGAGCGCTACTGCCAAAGCACCTAATATGCCGCCCGCCTGTATCATGAATTTCATAGAATTGTTCTTTTTAGTAAGCGGGTAAAGTTAGCCGCTGGCGAAAGGGCAACCAACGGTTTGTGCCAATTTTATTATATTGCGGCACAGGAGAGAGCGGACATTATTTTAACTCCGCCAGTCGCGCACAAGCTTACTCAAATGACGTTAGAACGCTTTATTCAACTCTGGACACACCGCTATCATAAATATTCCCACATTTTCGAAGCCCGTTTGCTAGGCTACCGGGCACGTTTACATTTTCAGGGCGTCAAGCGAAAATTAGAAAAAGGGCGGAAGCTGATCGCCATTGTCCGCACAGAACATTTCGGGGATATTATTGCTGCTGAGCCTATTTCTCGATATGTCAGGTCACTGCACCCGGATGCACATATTGTCTGGTTTGTCAAACCTGCATTTTATGAGCTGGTAGCATTTAATCCGGCGGTAGATGAAGTTTTCAAAGAGTTTTGCGTCACCCAGCGGCAGATTTTAATGGCGGGCAATGTATTCGATGAAGTGATAGAACTGCAATTCAGCAACAATAACCATTGCCCGAAATGCCAGGTCTTTATTGATAACCCCGTCGCAGTGCAGCGGGACATCACTATTTTCAATTATTTCGATTATGGTAACCTGCTGGAAGTTTTTGCACAAACAGGTAGCCTGATCCCGGCGAGAGCCAAGTTCCCTGCCGATGACCAGCCGAGATTGTATTTACAGGAAAGTCATCGCGCGAAAGTAGATCAGCTACAATTATCCGGGCGTTTTGTCGTACTGCATTGTCAGTCAAATTATAAGCCGAAAGACTGGCCCTCCGAAAGATGGGAAATGCTTGTAGCCTGGCTGGCAGCTAATTACGATTACCAGATTGTAGAGGTAGGAATGAAAAGCAGCCTGCAGGTGGACACAAAAGCTTACCACAATTTGTGCGGGCAGTTGTCGATCCTGGAAACTGCCGAGGTGATCCGCCGGGCGCAGTTTTTTATCGGACTGGACAGTGGCCCGTCGCATCTGGCCAATGCAACCGGCACTTTTGGGATGATACTGATGGGTGCATTGAATAATTTTTTGAATTACAATCCTTACTCAGGCAC
This Dyadobacter sp. UC 10 DNA region includes the following protein-coding sequences:
- the rodA gene encoding rod shape-determining protein RodA, with the translated sequence MPENKPITKNVDWIVVLIYIACLAIGWVNIYAAVYNPEAQTSMFDFNNNAGKQLMWIGTAALLIVCILVIDYKFYETFSFIIYAVVIALLVIVLFAGSNINGSRSWIKLGAFSLQPAEFSKLAISLAISKYLSDPAISLTRKLKDYYPIMGIIALPAFLILLSNETGSMLVFASFAVVLYREGMPGFIPAIGMVMAALLIITLLFVKWYIAGAIIVIAGLAIWIMPVMTRRRGGLWATILISFVMIGIVFGVDFFMNNVLQKHQRGRIMVLLDPDSDPRGIGWNVIQSKIAIGSGGFAGKGFLQGTQTKFDFVPEQSTDFIFCTVGEEHGFIGAAVVVFLFVCLISRLVILAERQRSRFARVYGYCVAGILFFHFMINVGMTIGLMPVIGIPLPFFSYGGSSLWSFSILLFIFLKIDAQRPFTLSRG
- a CDS encoding DUF423 domain-containing protein, producing the protein MKFMIQAGGILGALAVALGAFGAHALKGMLEASGRTDTFETAVKYQFYHALAMVLVGILMQRAGADAVKLLGWSGNAFAIGVIIFSGSLYAICFTGITKFGATAPIGGLALIVGWVLLILAAGKL
- a CDS encoding glycosyltransferase family 9 protein, translated to MTLERFIQLWTHRYHKYSHIFEARLLGYRARLHFQGVKRKLEKGRKLIAIVRTEHFGDIIAAEPISRYVRSLHPDAHIVWFVKPAFYELVAFNPAVDEVFKEFCVTQRQILMAGNVFDEVIELQFSNNNHCPKCQVFIDNPVAVQRDITIFNYFDYGNLLEVFAQTGSLIPARAKFPADDQPRLYLQESHRAKVDQLQLSGRFVVLHCQSNYKPKDWPSERWEMLVAWLAANYDYQIVEVGMKSSLQVDTKAYHNLCGQLSILETAEVIRRAQFFIGLDSGPSHLANATGTFGMILMGALNNFLNYNPYSGTYGRQENVVLVRQPELPCCDLTFDFVKEKVQEVLDKSSKVSALS